Proteins encoded in a region of the Terriglobales bacterium genome:
- a CDS encoding response regulator — protein sequence MRKILIVDDSQAEARLIQAVLKDAGYWPVAVHEPSRVEQMIEVERPVLILLDVVMPNRNGFQVCRELKNHAEYARIPVVMVTSKNTPSDRFWAEQQGADAFIGKPFSREELLKTVERFV from the coding sequence GTGAGAAAGATTCTGATTGTGGACGACTCGCAGGCGGAAGCCAGGCTGATCCAGGCGGTATTGAAGGATGCCGGCTACTGGCCGGTGGCTGTGCATGAGCCCAGCCGCGTCGAGCAGATGATCGAGGTCGAGCGTCCGGTGCTGATTCTGCTGGACGTGGTGATGCCCAACCGCAACGGCTTCCAGGTTTGCCGGGAGCTGAAGAATCACGCGGAGTACGCCCGCATCCCGGTGGTGATGGTGACCTCGAAGAACACGCCCAGCGATCGCTTCTGGGCCGAGCAGCAGGGCGCCGACGCGTTCATCGGCAAGCCCTTCAGCCGCGAGGAGCTGCTCAAGACCGTGGAGAGATTCGTTTGA
- a CDS encoding HAMP domain-containing methyl-accepting chemotaxis protein, with amino-acid sequence MKGRLSSALGIVVALNLAALFAVLLFAFGAGSKSGGLSIADFTRMESTAGFQLLAAFAIAVAASIGLWVALSAKIGTPVQTLSEFSERLASGDYRTRIALESDDDFGYIAMNVQRVADKVARASQNQEAQENLQRSVTEFLTITSQISRGDLTLRGKVTNDALGNVVDSVNFMLDNFARVLERVRKAAIDVSASANQILVASEEMASGATQQDQEITNTSSAVEELTVSMKQVSNNAEASAEAARRALDAAEQGNRSVRDTLEGMQRIRASVQATAKKIKSLGDRSLEISEIINVINDITEQTNLLALNAAIEAARAGEAGRGFAVVADEVRKLAEHSRAATKDIAALIKAIQAETNEAVVVMEEGTKEVEVGARLADQAGKALEAISSVVRQSAELVQEISLASKQQVRGTEGVANAMQIISSITRQTAQGARQTASTVEQMVKLSEQLNEALSQFRVSASAAASAPGNGNGNGNARAEMAVARR; translated from the coding sequence ATGAAAGGTCGTTTGAGTTCGGCCCTGGGAATCGTGGTCGCGCTGAATCTTGCCGCGCTGTTCGCGGTGCTGCTGTTCGCGTTCGGCGCCGGCTCGAAGTCGGGCGGGCTCTCCATCGCGGATTTCACCCGCATGGAGTCCACCGCCGGGTTCCAGTTGCTGGCCGCATTCGCCATTGCGGTGGCTGCCAGCATCGGCTTGTGGGTGGCGCTCTCTGCCAAAATCGGCACGCCCGTGCAGACGCTTTCGGAATTCTCCGAGCGCCTGGCCTCGGGCGACTACCGCACCCGCATCGCGCTGGAGAGCGATGACGATTTCGGCTACATCGCCATGAACGTGCAGCGCGTGGCCGACAAGGTCGCGCGCGCCTCCCAGAACCAGGAGGCGCAGGAGAACCTGCAGCGCAGCGTGACCGAGTTCCTGACTATCACCAGCCAGATCTCGCGCGGCGACCTGACCCTGCGCGGCAAGGTGACCAACGACGCCCTGGGCAACGTGGTGGATTCGGTGAACTTCATGCTCGATAACTTCGCCCGCGTCCTGGAGCGCGTGCGCAAGGCCGCCATCGACGTTTCCGCCAGCGCCAACCAGATCCTGGTGGCCTCGGAGGAAATGGCGTCCGGCGCCACGCAGCAGGACCAGGAGATCACCAACACCTCCTCGGCCGTGGAAGAGCTGACCGTCTCCATGAAGCAGGTGTCGAACAACGCCGAGGCCAGCGCCGAAGCCGCGCGCCGCGCCCTGGACGCCGCCGAGCAGGGCAACCGCTCGGTGCGCGACACCCTGGAAGGCATGCAGCGCATCCGCGCTTCCGTGCAGGCCACCGCGAAAAAGATCAAGTCGCTCGGCGACCGGTCGCTGGAGATCAGCGAGATCATCAACGTCATCAACGACATCACCGAGCAGACCAACCTGCTGGCGTTGAACGCCGCCATTGAAGCGGCGCGCGCCGGCGAGGCCGGCCGCGGCTTCGCCGTGGTCGCCGATGAAGTTCGCAAGTTGGCCGAGCACTCCCGCGCCGCCACCAAGGACATCGCCGCCCTCATCAAGGCCATCCAGGCTGAGACCAACGAGGCGGTGGTGGTCATGGAGGAAGGCACCAAGGAAGTGGAAGTCGGCGCCCGCCTGGCCGATCAGGCCGGCAAGGCCCTGGAGGCCATCTCCAGCGTCGTCCGCCAGTCGGCGGAGCTGGTGCAGGAGATTTCCCTCGCCTCCAAGCAGCAGGTGCGGGGCACCGAAGGCGTGGCCAATGCCATGCAGATCATCTCCAGCATCACCCGGCAGACCGCGCAAGGCGCTCGCCAGACGGCTTCCACGGTGGAGCAGATGGTGAAGCTCTCCGAACAGTTGAACGAGGCCCTGTCGCAGTTCCGCGTCAGTGCGTCGGCTGCGGCCTCCGCTCCCGGCAACGGAAA
- a CDS encoding chemotaxis protein CheW yields the protein MDMPEENQIEPLAAEPESGEAVLPEERLPERQFCVFRAGRERFCLSVLDVEEVVEWGPVTRMPLAPPFLMGIFNLRGAIVPVIDIAFTEGRRADLPPRHVVVAAQSGDPEREDLRLGIAADEVIGTFTTTDPLLVKEAPREVPHCSGMLRHEDRLALALDLRRLVAAFPVPVI from the coding sequence ATGGACATGCCGGAAGAAAACCAGATCGAGCCCCTGGCCGCAGAACCGGAAAGCGGCGAGGCCGTGCTGCCGGAAGAGCGGCTGCCGGAGCGTCAATTCTGCGTGTTCCGCGCCGGGCGCGAACGCTTCTGCCTTTCCGTGCTGGACGTGGAGGAAGTGGTGGAGTGGGGCCCGGTCACGCGCATGCCGCTGGCGCCACCGTTCCTGATGGGGATTTTCAATCTGCGCGGCGCCATCGTGCCGGTGATCGATATCGCGTTCACCGAAGGGCGGCGCGCGGATCTGCCGCCGCGGCACGTGGTCGTGGCCGCCCAGTCGGGCGACCCGGAGCGCGAGGACCTGCGCCTGGGCATCGCCGCCGACGAAGTGATCGGCACCTTCACCACCACCGATCCCTTGCTGGTGAAGGAAGCGCCGCGCGAGGTGCCGCATTGCAGCGGCATGCTGCGGCATGAGGATCGTTTGGCCCTGGCCCTGGACCTGCGCCGCCTGGTGGCGGCGTTTCCCGTGCCGGTGATCTGA